A stretch of Cygnus olor isolate bCygOlo1 chromosome 16, bCygOlo1.pri.v2, whole genome shotgun sequence DNA encodes these proteins:
- the LOC121079315 gene encoding somatomedin-B and thrombospondin type-1 domain-containing protein-like isoform X2, whose product MPGRAAALVLALLALPRRAAAGCAALGLCCPGRDPSCLGTGWRPDGSYGPCYCDQVCEHTLDCCHDYAQACPVIPCVVSQWSVWSGCAEPCKTTYRVRRRHVIQEPRNGGEVCPPLEERAGCVEYWTQQGTECKQSLIPALITTGGFGKARKKRAADDGNERVGYCVEFQLVAITPACLHSHHSYTHWMQYLREGHTVCVECQHPALDSKSLHCYGDGSGSNKNQLLHWQAVGNPRCRGTWKRIRQLDTCSCPSVHSFLFI is encoded by the exons ATGCCGGGCCGTGCCGCCGCCCTGGTGCTGGCGCTGCTGGCCctgccccgccgcgccgccgccggctGTGCCGCCCTCGGGCTGTGCTGCCCCGGCCGCGACCCGTCGTGCCTGGGCACCGGCTGGCGGCCCGACGGCTCCTACGGGCCCTGCTACTGCGACCAGGTGTGCGAGCACACCCTCGACTGCTGCCACGACTATGCCCAGGCCTGCCCAG TTATCCCCTGTGTTGTATCTCAGTGGAGCGTCTGGAGTGGCTGCGCAGAGCCTTGCAAGACAACATACCGTGTTCGGAGGAGGCATGTCATCCAAGAGCCCAGGAATGGAGGAGAGGTATGCCCTCCTCTGGAGGAGAGGGCTGGCTGTGTGGAGTACTGGACTCAGCAAGGAACAGAGTGCAAACAGTCCCTGA TCCCCGCGTTAATAACAACAGGAGGTTttggaaaagcaaggaaaaaaagagctgcagaCGACGGCAATGAAAGAGTGGG ATACTGTGTTGAATTCCAGCTTGTGGCCATCACACCAGCCTGCTTGCACAGTCACCACTCGTACACTCACTGGATGCAGTATCTCAGGGAGGGCCACACCGTCTGCGTGGAGTGTCAGCACCCAGCTTTAGACTCCAAGAGTCTACATTGCTACGGGGATGGCAGCGGAAGCAACAA GAATCAGCTGTTGCACTGGCAAGCAGTAGGGAACCCTCGATGCAGGGGAACCTGGAAGAGAATTCGCCAGCTGGACACTTGCTCCTGCCCTTCTGTTCACAGCTTCTTGTTCATCTAA